The following are from one region of the Nicotiana tabacum cultivar K326 chromosome 3, ASM71507v2, whole genome shotgun sequence genome:
- the LOC107822414 gene encoding cationic amino acid transporter 1-like: MVNNISENVDQRHNTLKKRGCGCSKDDFLPEESFTSWGSYAQALRETKTRLKDRILSRSSDQLELHEVRDRSQHQMKKSLNWFDLIWFGIGAVMGAGVFVLTGEATKNIAGPAVLLSYVISGISALLSVLCYTEFSVELPVAGGSFAYLRVELGDFIAFIAAGNILFEYIVSGASVARSWTSYFATLCNHKPDDFRINVSSLAEGYNHLDPIAIVVSMVICVGASLSMKGSSRFNSFVTIVHIIVMVFILVAGLSKANVANYSSFAPYGARGVLKAAAMLFFAYVGFDGVATLGEEIKNPGRDIPLGLIGSMVVIITIYCLLAATLCLMQPFNQVDVDAPFTIAFQAVGMNWAKYIVAFGALKGMTTVLLANIISQARYFTHIARTHMAPPFLAAISEKTGTPVTATVIMTAANCIMAFFTSLDILANLVSIATLFVFSLVPLALLVRRYYVSGETSDADRKKLILFLVVITLSSIGSGVCWAISENAWLGCIITVGVWFFATLGLNLMLKARKPKVWGLPLMPWIPSASVAINVFIMSSIDGASFVRFSVWTAILLVYYLLVGLHATYDAAKEIGSNASHITDVEANAARTSETGVANN, translated from the exons ATGGTTAATAACATTAGTGAAAATGTTGATCAAAGGCATAATACACTGAAGAAGAGGGGCTGTGGATGCAGCAAAGATGATTTTTTGCCAGAGGAATCGTTCACGAGCTGGGGAAGTTATGCACAAGCATTACGTGAAACAAAAACACGGCTTAAAGACCGCATATTGTCTCGATCTTCGGACCAATTAGAGCTCCATGAAGTGCGTGATCGTAGCCAGcatcagatgaagaaatcattgaattggtttgatttgatttggtttggtattggtgCAGTAATGGGTGCTGGAGTTTTTGTACTTACTGGTGAAGCTACTAAAAACATTGCTGGCCCTGCTGTTTTACTGTCCTATGTTATATCAGGCATCTCTGCTCTGCTTTCTGTGTTGTGCTATACTGAATTCTCAGTTGAACTCCCTGTTGCTGGTGGTTCATTTGCATATCTGAGAGTGGAACTTGGCGATTTCATCGCTTTCATTGCTGCAGGGAACATTCTGTTTGAGTACATTGTGAGTGGTGCTAGTGTTGCGCGATCTTGGACTTCCTATTTTGCGACTTTATGCAATCACAAGCCTGATGATTTCCGTATCAATGTCTCGAGTCTTGCTGAGGGTTACAACCACTTAGATCCTATAGCAATTGTTGTCTCAATGGTCATTTGTGTAGGTGCATCCTTGAGCATGAAAGGGTCCTCGCGTTTTAATTCATTTGTGACCATAGTACATATAATTGTCATGGTTTTTATACTTGTTGCTGGCCTATCTAAGGCGAATGTGGCTAATTATTCAAGCTTTGCACCTTATGGTGCTCGTGGCGTCCTGAAAGCAGCAGCTATGCTCTTCTTTGCTTATGTTGGATTTGATGGTGTCGCAACTCTTGGGGAAGAGATTAAGAATCCAG GTAGGGATATCCCTCTGGGTCTAATAGGTTCGATGGTGGTTATTATCACAATATATTGCCTCCTAGCCGCGACGTTGTGCCTAATGCAACCTTTTAATCAAGTAGATGTTGATGCCCCATTTACCATTGCCTTCCAAGCAGTAGGGATGAATTGGGCAAAGTACATAGTTGCATTTGGGGCTTTGAAGGGGATGACAACAGTTTTGCTGGCCAACATAATTAGTCAAGCTAGGTATTTTACACACATTGCAAGAACCCATATGGCCCCTCCATTTCTTGCTGCAATTAGTGAAAAGACCGGGACACCTGTTACTGCTACAGTTATAATGACCGCGGCGAATTGCATTATGGCCTTCTTCACAAGTCTTGACATATTGGCAAACCTTGTTTCAATCGCCACATTGTTTGTGTTCTCACTAGTTCCCCTAGCACTTCTAGTGAGACGTTACTACGTGTCAGGGGAAACATCAGATGCTgataggaaaaaactcattctgTTCTTGGTTGTGATCACACTGTCCTCAATTGGATCAGGTGTTTGTTGGGCAATCAGCGAAAATGCTTGGCTCGGGTGCATAATTACTGTTGGAGTTTGGTTTTTCGCCACTTTGGGGCTAAATTTAATGCTAAAGGCGCGAAAGCCTAAGGTATGGGGATTACCATTGATGCCATGGATTCCATCTGCTAGTGTAGCTATTAATGTGTTCATCATGAGCTCCATTGATGGTGCATCATTTGTGAGATTTTCAGTTTGGACCGCTATTTTGCTTGTTTACTACTTGCTTGTAGGATTGCATGCTACCTATGATGCAGCCAAGGAGATTGGTAGTAATGCTTCTCATATAACTGATGTTGAAGCCAATGCAGCAAGGACCAGTGAAACTGGAGTAGCTAATAACTAG
- the LOC107822412 gene encoding 187-kDa microtubule-associated protein AIR9, translated as MGDPVLVSTEDSVEESQSLEIIEKPQDFVEQPQSSELLKQSSAGSVKTSSRKVRPSLTTQNGATNVGTVKRKTGITDGTDSSSKSVKSTLTKSTVSSTSRISGTPPGPRRNSTGGLPEKQPTTVTKRPSGTSVGSGTAKKSSSLAADPMRRSLPEIRKSTLPSSNARTTTRSSTSETRRSVPVSPLTKTPRASVSSDASNQESVKKTSAKLSSPSLSSARRSASSSLDSTASSVSTRKFTTKLSSSAARSPSVSTGSKAGSLSTSLDRSASSSSRKKGGTLESRDSRLIMLPKVETKAGDDVRLDLRGHRIRSLNSGGLNLLPSLEFVYLRDNLLSVLDGIEILTRVKVLDLSFNDFKGPGFEPLENCKALQQLYLAGNQITSLISLPELPNLEFLSVAQNKLKSLSMASQPRLQVLAASKNKISTLKGFPYLPALEHLRVEENPILKMRHLEAASILLVGPTLKKFNDRDLSREEVALAKRYPSHTPVCIRGGWEFCRPEQAVDSTFRFLLEQWKEQLPQGYLLKEAFIDQPFEEDACYCHFNFVKDEAENTDSDINLKYQWFIGERTPSNFIEIHGATRESYWPKHEDIGRILKVECTPKLGEMEYPTIFAISSPVSPGTGHPKVLKIEVCGDLLEGNIIRGHAEIAWCGGTPGKSISSWLRKRWNSSPVVIVGAEEEEYQLTLDDVDSCLVFMYTPMTEEGAKGEPQYAITDYVKAAPPSVSDVQISGDVVEGNTIRGVGKYFGGREGPSKFEWLREDSDKGEFVLVSSGTNEYTLTKEDVGWCLAFVYIPVNFEGQQGKSLSIVSQKVKQAPPKVTNVKIIGELKEGSKITVTGIVTGGTEGASRVQWFKTSSSTFEGESCLDALSTSKIAKAFRIPLGAVGYYIVAKFTPMTPDGEAGEPVYVISERAAETLPPSLNFLSLTGDYVEGGIMTASYGYIGGHEGKSIYNWYLHEVENDSGAIIPEFLGLLQYRITKDAIGKFISFKCTPVRDDGTVGEPRTCMGQERVRPGTPRLLSLRLAGTAVEGTTLNVEKKYWGGEEGDSVYRWFRTSSSGTNIEVNDARTSSYKLSIDDIGFSIYVSCEPVRNDWARGPIVISEQVGPIVPGPPTCHSLEFQGSLVEGERVSFLASYSGGEKGECLHEWFRVNPDGVKDKISCGEFLDLTLEDVDKCIELIYTPIRKDALKGSCRSILSCQVAPGDPIGVELSIPECCEGETIVPKRRYFGGQEGGGEYVWYRSKNKLHESALLDSPSVTEDAHVCARTLTYKPLLEDVGAYLALYWLPIRIDGKSGNPLASVCEFPVSPAFPVVSNVRVKELSSSIFLGEGVYFGGHEGSSLFSWYRETDEGTITLINGACSKTYEVVDEDYNCRLLFGYTPVRSDSVIGELRLSEPTHVILPDIPRIETLALTGKAVEGDILTAIEVIPKSESQERVWLKYKKDIKYTWFISTETGNNKSFEPLPSQHSCSYRLRFEDIGRSLRCECIVSDVFGRSSDPVYAETPSVSPGIPRMDKLEIEGRGFHTNLYAVRGVYSGGKEGKSRIQWLRSMVGSPDLISIPGETGRMYEANVDDVGYRLVVIYTPVREDGVEGHPVSASTDPISIEPDVLKEVKQKLEIGSVKFEALCDKDQSTKKVPGMGNLERRILEVNRKRVKVVKPGSKTSFPTTEVRGTYAPPFHVELFRNDQHRLRIVVDSDNEVDLLVQTRHLRDIVVLVIRGLAQRFNSTSLNSLLKIET; from the exons ATGGGCGACCCAGTTTTAGTATCCACTGAAGACTCAGTGGAAGAGAGCCAAAGTCTGGAGATAATAGAGAAGCCACAGGATTTTGTCGAACAGCCACAAAGTTCAGAGTTACTGAAGCAATCATCAGCAGGGAGTGTGAAAACATCATCTAGGAAAGTGAGACCGAGTTTAACAACTCAAAACGGGGCAACGAATGTTGGGACAGTGAAGAGGAAAACTGGAATAACAGATGGTACTGATTCTAGTTCCAAATCTGTTAAATCAACTCTGACGAAATCAACCGTTAGTAGCACTTCACGAATTTCAGGAACACCTCCAGGCCCAAGAAGAAATAGCACTGGTGGTTTGCCTGAAAAACAGCCAACAACAGTAACTAAACGACCTAGTGGTACTAGTGTTGGTTCAGGTACAGCTAAAAAGAGTAGCTCTTTGGCCGCAGATCCTATGAGGCGATCTCTTCCTGAAATTCGAAAGAGCACATTGCCTTCCAGCAATGCTAGAACTACAACTCGATCAAGTACATCAGAGACTAGAAGATCAGTTCCCGTTTCGCCCCTTACTAAGACTCCAAGAGCATCGGTTAGTTCGGATGCAAGCAACCAAGAATCTGTTAAGAAAACCTCAGCTAAATTATCATCACCATCACTTTCCTCTGCAAGGAGGAGTGCCTCTTCGTCGTTGGACAGCACTGCTAGTAGTGTCTCAACTAGGAAATTCACTACGAAATTGTCTTCTTCAGCTGCACGGTCACCTTCTGTTTCTACTGGCTCCAAGGCTGGTTCATTGTCAACATCTCTGGACAGAAGTGCTAGTTCATCCAGTAGGAAGAAAGGGGGGACTCTTGAAAGTCGTGATTCACGCCTTATTATGCTTCCTAAAGTGGAGACCAAAGCTGGCGATGATGTG CGCTTGGATCTGAGGGGCCATAGAATACGCAGTCTCAACAGTGGTGGGCTGAACTTGTTGCCAAGTTTAGAG TTTGTTTACCTCAGGGACAATCTGTTATCAGTATTGGATGGTATTGAAATACTGACTAGGGTGAAG GTTCTCGATTTGAGCTTCAATGATTTCAAAGGTCCTGGATTTGAGCCACTTGAGAATTGCAAAGCTCTTCAG CAACTCTATCTTGCTGGGAATCAAATTACATCACTCATAAGTCTTCCAGAGCTTCCCAATTTAGAA TTCCTATCTGTTGCTCAGAATAAGTTAAAATCTCTTTCAATGGCCAGTCAGCCTCGGTTACAG GTCTTAGCTGCCAGCAAGAATAAAATATCTACATTGAAAGGATTCCCGTATTTACCTGCTCTTGAG CATTTACGTGTGGAGGAGAATCCTATCCTTAAGATGCGTCACCTAGAGGCAGCTTCCATTTTGCTTGTGGGCCCTACATTAAAAAAGTTCAACGATAGAG ATCTCTCGCGTGAGGAGGTAGCACTAGCTAAACGTTATCCCTCTCACACTCCCGTGTGCATCAGAGGCGGTTGGGAATTTTGTCGTCCAGAACAAGCTGTCG ATTCAACTTTTCGCTTTCTGCTTGAGCAATGGAAGGAACAACTTCCTCAAGGATACTTGCTCAAAGAAGCCTTTATAGACCAGCCATTTGAGGAAGATGCTTGCTACTGCCACTTCAATTTTGTTAAGGATGAAGCTGAGAATACTGATTCAGACATAAACTTGAAATACCAATGGTTTATAGGAGAGAGAACTCCATCAAACTTTATAGAAATACATGGTGCAACGAGGGAG TCCTATTGGCCAAAGCATGAAGACATTGGTAGAATCTTGAAAGTGGAGTGTACCCCGAAGCTGGGAGAGATGGAATATCCCACTATTTTTGCAATATCTTCTCCAGTTTCGCCTG GAACTGGCCACCCGAAAGTATTGAAGATTGAAGTGTGTGGGGATCTATTAGAAGGAAACATAATTCGAGGCCATGCAGAAATTGCATGGTGCGGTGGAACCCCAGGAAAAAGCATTTCTAG TTGGTTAAGGAAAAGATGGAACAGCAGCCCAGTGGTCATTGTTGgtgctgaagaagaagaatatcAGTTGACCCTTGATGATGTTGATTCGTGTTTGGTGTTTATGTATACCCCTATGACAGAGGAAGGTGCCAAAGGAGAACCTCAATATGCTATAACAGATTATGTGAAAGCAG CTCCCCCATCAGTGAGTGATGTACAAATTTCTGGAGATGTTGTCGAAGGCAATACCATAAGAGGAGTTGGGAAATATTTTGGAGGAAGAGAAGGACCCAGCAAGTTCGAGTGGTTGCGTGAAGATAGTGATAAAGG GGAATTCGTGCTGGTATCATCTGGTACAAATGAATATACTTTGACAAAAGAGGATGTTGGCTGGTGCTTGGCTTTTGTTTATATACCCGTGAATTTTGAAG GACAGCAAGGGAAATCTCTATCGATTGTTTCACAGAAAGTTAAGCAAG CTCCTCCTAAAGTGACAAATGTAAAGATAATTGGTGAACTAAAGGAGGGCAGTAAAATAACGGTAACTGGTATTGTTACCGGAGGAACCGAAGGAGCCAGCAGAGTTCAGTGGTTTAAAACAAGTTCATCAACATTCGAGGGTGAGAGCTGTCTCGATGCATTAAGTACATCCAAAATTGCGAAG GCATTCCGCATACCTTTAGGAGCTGTTGGCTACTATATTGTTGCAAAATTTACTCCAATGACTCCAGATGGTGAAGCTGGTGAACCAGTCTATGTTATTTCCGAAAGAGCTGCAGAGA CTCTTCCACCCAGCCTTAACTTTTTATCTCTGACTGGTGATTATGTCGAAGGTGGAATAATGACCGCATCTTATGGTTATATTGGGGGTCATGAGGGAAAAAGTATTTACAATTGGTATCTTCACGAG GTTGAAAATGACTCAGGTGCTATAATTCCTGAGTTTTTGGGTCTTCTTCAATATCGTATTACCAAAGATGCAATTGGAAAATTCATATCTTTCAAATGTACCCCAGTTCGTGATGATGGGACAGTGGGTGAGCCAAGAACTTGTATGGGACAGGAGCGTGTTCGCCCAG GAACCCCAAGATTGCTTTCTCTACGACTAGCCGGAACTGCAGTTGAAGGCACCACACTAAACGTTGAGAAGAAATACTGGGGTGGTGAAGAGGGAGATTCAGTTTACCGCTGGTTCCGG ACTAGTTCAAGTGGCACAAACATAGAAGTCAATGATGCTAGGACTTCCTCATACAAGCTCTCTATTGATGATATTGGATTTTCTATATATGTGTCCTGTGAACCTGTTCGAAATGATTGGGCTCGTGGTCCTATTGTTATCTCGGAACAAGTTGGACCCATTGTTCCAG GGCCACCGACTTGCCATTCACTTGAATTTCAAGGATCTTTGGTTGAAGGAGAACGTGTGAGCTTCCTTGCATCTTATAGTGGAGG GGAGAAGGGAGAGTGCCTACATGAATGGTTTAGAGTGAACCCTGATGGTGTCAAAGACAAAATTAGCTGTGGTG AGTTTCTGGATTTGACTCTTGAGGATGTCGATAAATGCATTGAGCTTATTTATACGCCGATCCGCAAAGATGCATTAAAAGGAAGCTGTAGGAGCATATTATCTTGCCAAGTAGCTCCTG GAGACCCAATTGGTGTTGAACTGTCAATTCCTGAATGCTGCGAGGGGGAGACAATAGTTCCCAAGCGGAGATACTTTGGAGGACAAGAAGGTGGTGGTGAATATGTTTGGTATAGAAGTAAGAATAAGCTTCATGAATCTGCTCTGCTGGACTCGCCTAGCGTTACAGAGGATGCACATGTTTGTGCAAGGACTTT AACATATAAGCCATTGCTTGAAGATGTGGGAGCATACTTGGCATTATATTGGCTGCCAATTCGTATCGATGGAAAATCTGGGAACCCATTAGCATCAGTTTGCGAGTTTCCAGTCTCTCCAG CTTTTCCAGTAGTTTCTAATGTTCGCGTGAAGGAGCTCTCATCAAGTATTTTCCTTGGGGAAGGAGTGTATTTCGGTGGTCATGAAGGATCAAGCTTGTTTAGCTGGTATAGAGAAACTGATGAGGGAACAATCACTCTCATCAATGGAGCATGTTCTAAAACTTATGAAGTTGTAGATGAAGATTACAATTGTCGTTTGCTTTTTGG ATATACACCAGTTCGTTCAGATTCAGTCATTGGAGAACTCAGGTTATCCGAGCCAACTCATGTGATTCTCCCAG ATATTCCAAGAATTGAGACACTGGCTCTAACTGGGAAAGCTGTTGAAGGGGACATACTAACTGCTATTGAAGTCATTCCAAAGAGTGAAAGTCAAGAGCGTGTATGGTTAAAGTATAAGAAGGACATCAAATATACATG GTTCATTTCGACTGAAACAGGAAATAATAAGTCCTTTGAGCCATTACCATCACAGCATTCTTGCTCCTACAGGTTACGATTTGAGGACATAGGTCGCTCTCTGAGATGTGAATGCATTGTGTCTGATGTTTTTGGAAGGTCAAGTGATCCTGTGTATGCCGAAACTCCTTCAGTTTCACCAG GCATCCCTAGGATGGATAAGCTGGAAATTGAAGGTAGAGGTTTTCACACCAATCTGTATGCTGTTCGTGGTGTTTATAGTGGCGGAAAGGAGGGAAAAAGTAGAATTCAGTGGCTTAGATCTATGGTTGGAAGTCCTGACCTCATTTCAATTCCTG GGGAGACAGGAAGAATGTATGAAGCTAATGTTGATGACGTCGGCTATAGGCTGGTTGTGATATATACACCAGTAAGAGAAGATGGAGTTGAGGGGCATCCTGTTTCTGCTTCTACAGATCCAATTTCAATTG AGCCTGATGTTCTTAAAGAAGTAAAGCAGAAGCTTGAGATTGGATCCGTGAAGTTTGAG GCCTTGTGTGACAAGGATCAATCTACGAAGAAA GTTCCAGGAATGGGGAATCTTGAAAGAAGAATTCTGGAAGTCAACAGAAAGAGGGTAAAGGTAGTGAAACCTGGTTCTAAGACTTCTTTTCCCACAACTGAGGTTCGGGGAACATATGCGCCTCCATTCCAT GTGGAACTATTCCGAAATGATCAACACCGGCTGAGGATTGTGGTGGACAGTGATAATGAAGTGGATCTGTTGGTACAAACGCGGCACCTCCGTGACATTGTAGTCCTTGTCATCCGAGGTCTTGCACAGAGATTTAACAGTACATCACTCAATTCCCTTCTCAAGATAGAGACCTAG